A genomic region of Stigmatopora nigra isolate UIUO_SnigA chromosome 16, RoL_Snig_1.1, whole genome shotgun sequence contains the following coding sequences:
- the fam49bb gene encoding CYFIP-related Rac1 interactor B, translated as MGNLLKVLTCTDLEQEPNFFLDFENAQPTDGEREVWEQVDVVLKDAKDILDELQAYKGAGQEIREAIQNPNDEALQERAWAAVVPLVGRLKKFYQFSQRLEAALHSLLGALTSETYNDPTQHLEREQALAKQFAEILHFTLRFDELKMTTPAIQNDFSYYRRTLSRLRINNQPAEGENEVNNELANRISLFYADATPMLKTLSDGTTRFVSENKNLPIENTTDCLSTMASICKVMLETPEYRSRFASEDTVSFCLRVMVGVIILYDYVHPVGAFAKSSKIDMKGCIKVLKDQPPNSVDGLLNALRYTTKHLNDESTNKSIKLMLQ; from the exons ATGGGGAACTTGCTAAAGGTGCTGACCTGCACTGACCTGGAACAGGAGCCCAATTTCTTCCTGGATTTTGAAA ACGCCCAACCCACGGATGGCGAACGTGAAGTATGGGAGCAAGTAGACGTGGTCCTCAAGGACGCCAAAGATATCCTGGACGAGCTGCAGGCCTACAAAGGCGCCGGACAGGAGATCCGAGAG GCTATCCAGAACCCCAACGACGAGGCCCTCCAAGAACGAGCCTGGGCGGCGGTGGTCCCCCTGGTGGGCCGACTCAAAAAGTTCTACCAGTTCTCCCAGCGATTAG AGGCGGCACTTCACAGCCTGCTGGGCGCGTTGACCAGCGAGACCTACAACGACCCCACGCAACATCTGGAGCGCGAGCAGGCGTTGGCCAAACAGTTCGCCGAAATCCTGCACTTCACGTTGCGATTTGACGAACTCAAG ATGACGACACCTGCCATCCAGAACGATTTCAGCTACTACAGAAGAACACTTAGTCGGCTGCGAATCAACAACCAACCC GCCGAAGGTGAAAACGAAGTCAACAACGAACTGGCCAACCGCATATCGCTATTCTACGCCGACGCCACGCCGATGCTCAAAACCTTAAGTGACGGCACTACCAGGTTTGTCTCCGAG AACAAAAACCTACCGATCGAGAACACCACAGACTGCCTGAGCACCATGGCCAGCATCTGCAAAGTCATGCTGGAGACACC GGAATACCGCAGCCGATTCGCTAGCGAAGACACAGTGTCCTTCTGCTTGCGAGTTATGGTCGGCGTTATCATCCTGTACGACTACGTTCATCCCGTCGGCGCTTTCGCCAAATCGTCTAAGATTGAC ATGAAGGGCTGCATCAAAGTGCTAAAGGACCAACCTCCCAACAGTGTGGATGGCCTACTCAACGCTCTCAG GTATACGACCAAGCATCTCAACGACGAGTCCACCAACAAGAGCATCAAACTCATGCTGCAGTAA